A window of the Maridesulfovibrio bastinii DSM 16055 genome harbors these coding sequences:
- the hydE gene encoding [FeFe] hydrogenase H-cluster radical SAM maturase HydE: MNRSEILEALCTEGNEQALFERAEEVRLQNVGNEVQLRGVIHFSNYCVRNDLYCGLSVANKSCKRFRMDKETILNAAYSVADYGLKTVVLQSGEDRYYSLKDFCSIIETIREKTDMAVTLSLGERSQDEFEALRSAGAERYLMKHETMNPELYSYMRSGLKLADRLKQIETLRKVGFQTGVGNIVGLPGQTVDDLCDDIMFFQDFQPDMVNVGPFIPHAQTPLKNEPVAAEKMLLKVFALTRIVTGNTHMAAANTVATMNPENGQYQALTLGGANVLMPNCNPFPESKKDKVEYEFQITTRKRYVSVEEARKLLKRAGRTEGEGKGHSLKIQGEQL, translated from the coding sequence ATGAATCGCAGCGAAATATTAGAGGCTTTGTGTACTGAGGGAAATGAGCAGGCCCTTTTTGAAAGGGCCGAAGAAGTCAGGCTGCAAAATGTAGGTAATGAAGTTCAGTTAAGGGGGGTAATCCATTTTTCCAATTATTGCGTGCGTAATGATCTGTATTGCGGCCTCTCCGTTGCAAACAAATCCTGCAAACGGTTCAGAATGGATAAAGAGACAATTTTAAACGCCGCATACTCCGTTGCTGATTACGGTTTGAAAACCGTGGTTCTCCAGTCCGGGGAAGACCGTTATTACAGCTTAAAAGATTTTTGCAGCATAATTGAAACCATTCGTGAAAAAACAGATATGGCTGTGACTTTGAGTCTTGGTGAACGCTCACAGGATGAGTTTGAAGCTCTAAGGTCTGCCGGGGCAGAGCGTTATCTGATGAAGCATGAAACCATGAACCCGGAGCTTTATTCCTATATGCGTTCAGGACTTAAGCTCGCAGACCGCCTCAAACAGATAGAAACACTGCGCAAGGTCGGGTTTCAGACCGGAGTTGGAAATATTGTCGGGCTTCCCGGGCAGACCGTGGATGACCTCTGTGATGACATTATGTTTTTTCAGGATTTTCAACCTGATATGGTTAATGTCGGTCCTTTTATTCCTCACGCTCAGACTCCTTTGAAAAATGAACCAGTTGCTGCTGAAAAAATGCTGCTGAAAGTCTTTGCCCTGACCAGAATTGTGACCGGAAATACGCACATGGCCGCAGCCAATACCGTTGCGACAATGAATCCTGAGAACGGGCAGTATCAGGCTTTGACCCTTGGCGGGGCCAATGTCCTTATGCCCAACTGCAATCCTTTTCCCGAAAGTAAAAAAGATAAAGTTGAATATGAATTTCAGATAACCACCCGCAAAAGATATGTTTCCGTTGAAGAAGCGCGAAAGTTGTTAAAGCGGGCCGGCAGAACAGAGGGTGAAGGAAAAGGTCATTCATTAAAAATTCAAGGAGAACAGCTTTGA
- the hydF gene encoding [FeFe] hydrogenase H-cluster maturation GTPase HydF: protein MSDSAPRGVRLVITLVGRRNVGKSSLINSIVGQNVAIASSTPGTTTDPVLKQYELLPFGPVTFYDTAGLDDEGDLGQLRISATKKVLMRTDVAIAVIDESGVSEYERELIDKMLGLDLKIVAAFNKSDLSTPASADINFFSEKGIPTIKVSAADSSGIKELKDAVMNAAPQEMKEEPVLAGDLFDEGDQVVCVVPIDLAAPKGRLILPQVQVLREILDRDASGIVVKERELEAVLGNMRTPPALVITDSQVVLSVAGDVPEEIPLTTFSTLFARYKGDIFELVSGAEQIDKLKDGDSVLMCESCSHHPVADDIGRVKIPRWIKQYTGRELNFDFYAGHDFPDDLEKYSLAVHCGGCMTNRHEVLRRIRECKRRNVPVTNYGVCISKVQGLLERVIKPFSL from the coding sequence ATGTCAGACAGTGCACCACGGGGAGTAAGGCTGGTAATTACTCTGGTAGGACGGCGGAATGTAGGCAAATCTTCATTGATTAATTCAATTGTCGGGCAAAACGTAGCCATAGCTTCATCCACTCCCGGCACAACAACAGACCCGGTTCTAAAGCAGTATGAGCTTCTGCCCTTTGGCCCGGTTACATTCTATGATACCGCAGGTCTGGATGACGAAGGTGACCTTGGCCAGCTCCGCATATCAGCTACCAAAAAAGTTCTTATGCGCACGGACGTTGCCATAGCCGTAATCGATGAAAGTGGGGTTTCCGAATATGAGCGCGAGCTTATAGACAAAATGCTCGGGCTTGATCTCAAAATTGTTGCAGCATTCAATAAAAGCGACCTTTCAACTCCAGCAAGTGCGGATATAAACTTTTTCTCTGAAAAAGGCATACCGACAATAAAGGTCTCTGCTGCTGATTCTTCAGGGATAAAGGAACTTAAAGATGCGGTAATGAATGCCGCTCCGCAGGAGATGAAAGAGGAACCTGTTCTTGCCGGAGACCTTTTTGATGAAGGAGATCAGGTTGTCTGCGTTGTCCCCATCGATCTTGCAGCTCCCAAAGGCCGGCTCATCCTGCCCCAGGTACAGGTCTTGAGGGAAATACTGGACAGGGATGCGTCAGGAATTGTCGTCAAAGAACGTGAGCTTGAAGCTGTTCTTGGCAATATGCGCACTCCCCCCGCATTGGTTATTACGGACTCGCAGGTTGTCCTGAGTGTAGCTGGCGATGTGCCGGAAGAGATTCCGCTGACAACTTTTTCCACACTTTTTGCCCGTTACAAGGGTGACATCTTTGAGCTTGTTTCAGGAGCTGAACAAATAGACAAACTCAAGGACGGCGACAGTGTTCTTATGTGTGAATCATGTTCACATCATCCAGTGGCTGATGATATCGGCAGGGTCAAGATACCACGCTGGATCAAGCAATATACTGGTAGAGAACTGAATTTCGACTTCTATGCCGGTCATGATTTTCCTGATGATCTGGAAAAATATTCACTGGCTGTGCACTGTGGCGGCTGCATGACCAACCGCCATGAGGTTTTGCGCAGAATAAGAGAATGCAAACGCAGAAATGTACCTGTCACAAATTACGGGGTATGTATCTCAAAAGTACAGGGACTGCTTGAAAGGGTTATCAAACCGTTTTCATTATGA
- a CDS encoding nitrogenase component 1: MKEYHHLLPLATGYFGASSALYDFDGLIVVYGPAGGAWHINIEDEPRWYRGPATVVGAGLLEMDVILGNDDKFINNIVQTAKQLDRKFVALSGTPISEIIGTDLKGFAHTIEARTNLPVFMVPTAGSEPYPEGASKALLALADKFMDDSAPKVANGVNVLGAIHLSTGKENHLEPLYRGLIQQGYELLSVMSSPCSYVENPLEGFCRAPGAAINAVVSTSGIKLAQEMYSRYGTSFIVGMPVGRSGQDCFFKYLKGETYACESRVSGAGYRHAVVVGEPVLSYGIKHSLSYDFGIPEIDVVSVVPSEELFSEIVGCKGIMAEKGAADLDTDEENIIRQKMNTPDVDIVIADPCYKALLESEKRFVCLPHTAMSARANWDMPYEYVGEEGYNYLSEHM, translated from the coding sequence ATGAAAGAATATCATCACCTGCTCCCGCTGGCCACAGGCTACTTTGGAGCCAGTTCAGCCCTTTATGACTTTGACGGTCTTATCGTTGTATATGGTCCCGCCGGTGGAGCATGGCACATAAATATTGAAGATGAACCTCGCTGGTATCGAGGCCCGGCAACAGTTGTCGGAGCCGGACTGTTGGAAATGGATGTCATTCTAGGCAATGACGACAAGTTCATAAACAACATTGTTCAGACAGCGAAACAACTGGATAGAAAATTTGTTGCCCTTTCAGGGACCCCTATCTCTGAGATAATAGGTACCGATCTTAAAGGTTTTGCCCACACCATTGAAGCCCGGACGAATCTTCCGGTTTTTATGGTTCCCACAGCAGGGTCTGAACCTTACCCCGAGGGCGCATCCAAAGCATTGCTGGCTCTTGCTGATAAATTTATGGACGATAGCGCTCCCAAGGTTGCGAACGGTGTAAATGTTCTTGGTGCGATTCATCTTTCAACAGGTAAAGAGAACCATCTTGAACCGCTCTATCGCGGCCTGATACAGCAGGGCTATGAATTATTAAGTGTTATGTCTTCACCATGCAGCTATGTTGAGAATCCGCTTGAAGGTTTCTGCCGTGCTCCCGGTGCAGCAATTAATGCGGTGGTCTCTACCAGCGGTATCAAACTGGCACAGGAAATGTACTCCAGATATGGAACCTCATTTATTGTCGGTATGCCTGTAGGACGTTCAGGTCAGGATTGTTTTTTTAAGTACTTGAAAGGGGAAACCTACGCCTGTGAAAGTCGCGTAAGTGGAGCCGGATACAGACACGCTGTCGTTGTTGGTGAACCTGTTTTAAGCTACGGCATAAAACACAGCCTTTCTTATGACTTCGGGATTCCTGAGATTGATGTTGTTTCCGTTGTACCAAGTGAAGAATTGTTTTCTGAAATAGTAGGTTGCAAAGGCATTATGGCTGAAAAAGGGGCAGCTGATCTCGATACTGATGAGGAGAACATAATCAGGCAGAAAATGAATACTCCTGATGTTGATATTGTCATTGCTGATCCCTGTTACAAGGCTCTTCTGGAATCTGAAAAACGTTTTGTCTGTCTGCCGCACACTGCAATGAGTGCCAGAGCAAACTGGGATATGCCTTATGAATATGTCGGGGAAGAAGGCTATAATTACCTGTCTGAACACATGTAA
- a CDS encoding Mo-nitrogenase iron protein subunit NifH, translating to MIKVAIYGKGGIGKSTVTSGISAALGVKGYNVMQLGCDPKTDSTINLLGGTPPPPILQYMQEHGMPENLDEVISRGFGNVACLEVGGPTPGVGCFGRGMLTAFEMLEEKGAYEKYKPDVVLYDILADIVCGGIAVPMREGFADKVCIVTSGEKMALLAAQNIITALRNFADRNYAELGGLILNCRDMDDEEERVNEFARKMGTSVIGVIPRDTTIHSYEEDGKTIVEGESSHPTSKRFFDLADTILNFKQAKKVA from the coding sequence TTGATCAAAGTCGCTATTTACGGCAAAGGCGGTATTGGGAAATCTACGGTTACTTCGGGTATCTCAGCCGCGTTGGGAGTAAAGGGATACAATGTCATGCAATTGGGATGCGACCCGAAAACAGACTCTACGATCAATCTGCTTGGGGGAACGCCTCCGCCTCCTATTTTACAGTATATGCAGGAGCACGGCATGCCCGAAAATCTGGATGAAGTCATCAGCCGTGGGTTCGGCAATGTGGCCTGTCTTGAAGTCGGCGGACCTACTCCCGGTGTCGGATGTTTCGGCCGGGGAATGCTCACAGCTTTTGAAATGCTGGAGGAGAAGGGAGCTTATGAAAAATACAAACCTGATGTGGTGCTCTACGATATTTTGGCTGATATCGTCTGTGGAGGGATAGCTGTTCCCATGCGTGAAGGCTTTGCAGACAAGGTCTGTATAGTTACCTCCGGGGAAAAAATGGCTCTGCTGGCCGCTCAGAACATCATTACAGCTTTAAGAAATTTTGCTGACAGAAATTACGCCGAACTTGGCGGTCTTATTCTCAACTGCCGGGATATGGATGATGAGGAAGAAAGGGTCAATGAATTTGCCCGGAAAATGGGAACTTCGGTGATCGGGGTTATCCCGAGGGATACGACAATCCATTCTTATGAAGAAGATGGAAAGACTATAGTTGAGGGAGAGAGTTCACACCCGACCTCGAAAAGGTTTTTTGATCTTGCCGATACCATTTTAAATTTTAAGCAGGCTAAAAAAGTCGCCTAA
- a CDS encoding nitrogenase component 1, whose protein sequence is MNLDNAGIRLADLKQKSDFPFAPLEGVGPNLAGWGVIETCLLLPQSIAVMVGPSACLRHSAFMAHARGFTDRFYMLCMSELDMTLGNHLENIERGVADIISRRDEKVVFLIVGCPDYILGTDFTGVISRLEKSTGRRIILGAMAPITIGMKESPFTSAYTSFFEFLKDKDRDSSESVVNILGTFMPLPESSELYQVLNGAGIDKVLQIPLCRDLDEFSGMAKGTASVVMHPLANGLCGKMEKEMGIQSCFAPMSYGFSSIREQYDKIGGAIGCSFELDELEKSAGEKSVEMFKMIRGKKTAVGCSINGSPFELALCLLENGVDVETLFARGTIKPYEWGLMDNLRKIKPEIMVYNASHPALCGKTDPFDSIELAYGVDAGMYCKEAVNVPLSRYQEQAYGYEATIWMLEQTMEAMNNPVRNYDWIYEHDFLI, encoded by the coding sequence ATGAATCTGGATAATGCAGGTATCAGGCTTGCTGATCTGAAACAAAAATCGGACTTTCCGTTTGCCCCGCTGGAAGGAGTAGGCCCGAATCTTGCCGGATGGGGGGTCATAGAAACATGTCTGCTCCTTCCGCAATCAATTGCGGTTATGGTCGGCCCCTCGGCCTGTCTCAGGCATTCGGCTTTCATGGCTCATGCCCGCGGGTTCACGGACCGTTTTTATATGTTGTGTATGTCCGAGCTGGATATGACCCTTGGCAATCATCTGGAAAATATTGAACGCGGTGTTGCTGATATAATTTCCCGCCGTGATGAGAAGGTTGTTTTTCTTATTGTTGGTTGCCCTGACTATATTCTTGGTACTGACTTTACCGGGGTCATCAGCCGTCTGGAGAAGTCCACTGGCCGGCGGATTATTCTGGGTGCCATGGCCCCAATTACTATCGGGATGAAAGAATCACCTTTCACCTCTGCCTACACTTCGTTTTTTGAGTTCCTCAAGGATAAGGACAGGGACTCCTCTGAAAGTGTGGTCAATATCCTTGGCACATTCATGCCTTTACCGGAATCAAGTGAACTTTATCAGGTCCTTAATGGCGCAGGTATAGATAAAGTCCTCCAGATTCCTTTATGCCGTGATCTGGATGAGTTTTCCGGCATGGCCAAAGGGACTGCTTCTGTGGTCATGCATCCGCTGGCTAATGGTCTTTGCGGTAAAATGGAAAAGGAAATGGGCATTCAGTCATGTTTTGCCCCTATGTCATACGGGTTCAGCAGTATTCGGGAGCAGTATGACAAAATAGGTGGAGCAATCGGCTGTTCATTTGAACTGGACGAACTGGAAAAGAGTGCCGGTGAAAAATCCGTAGAAATGTTCAAGATGATCCGCGGTAAAAAAACAGCTGTCGGATGCAGCATAAACGGAAGCCCATTTGAGCTGGCTTTGTGCCTTCTTGAAAATGGTGTTGATGTTGAGACCCTGTTTGCCCGGGGCACCATAAAACCTTACGAGTGGGGGCTGATGGATAACCTCAGGAAAATAAAACCTGAGATTATGGTTTATAATGCCTCCCATCCAGCTCTATGCGGCAAAACAGATCCTTTTGATTCAATTGAGCTTGCTTACGGTGTTGATGCCGGAATGTATTGTAAAGAGGCTGTTAACGTACCTCTTTCGCGTTATCAGGAGCAGGCTTACGGTTATGAAGCTACAATCTGGATGCTGGAGCAGACTATGGAAGCCATGAATAATCCTGTCAGAAATTATGACTGGATATACGAGCATGACTTTCTTATCTGA